The following coding sequences lie in one Paracidovorax avenae genomic window:
- a CDS encoding NADH-quinone oxidoreductase subunit B family protein: protein MIEGVMKEGFITTSYDSVVNWAKTGSLWPMTFGLACCAVEMMHAAAARYDIGRFGAEVFRASPRQSDLMIVAGTLCNKMAPALRKVYDQMSEPRWVISMGSCANGGGYYHYSYSVVRGCDRIVPVDVYVPGCPPTAEALIYGIIQLQQKIRRTHTIARV, encoded by the coding sequence ATGATTGAAGGCGTGATGAAGGAAGGCTTCATCACCACGAGCTATGACTCCGTGGTGAACTGGGCCAAGACCGGATCGCTGTGGCCCATGACCTTCGGTCTGGCCTGCTGCGCCGTCGAGATGATGCATGCCGCCGCGGCGCGCTACGACATCGGCCGCTTCGGCGCCGAGGTGTTCCGCGCCAGTCCCCGGCAGTCCGATCTGATGATCGTGGCCGGCACGCTCTGCAACAAGATGGCCCCGGCCCTGCGCAAGGTGTACGACCAGATGTCGGAGCCGCGCTGGGTGATCTCCATGGGCTCCTGCGCCAACGGCGGCGGCTACTACCACTACAGCTACTCGGTGGTGCGCGGCTGTGACCGCATCGTGCCGGTGGACGTGTACGTGCCGGGCTGCCCCCCGACCGCCGAGGCGCTCATCTACGGGATCATCCAGCTCCAGCAGAAGATCCGCCGCACCCATACCATCGCCCGCGTCTGA
- a CDS encoding phospholipase D-like domain-containing protein: MPDGSAALFPRARAAFGRWGAILALALATAACSGLPQNVERPESSALPATAAADTPLARIVDERRQAAGGRHASGFLLLSGPQDAYGSRLALVEAARKTLDLQYYAIHADASSERLLRGVVAAARRGVRVRVLLDDFHSTGRNALVMGLAFQPNIEMRMFNPVAGPRGSMVGRLWGSLTDFSRVQQRMHNKLFIADNTMGVTGGRNLGDAYFGQADSGNFVDLDVLAAGPIVTEMSRSFDAYWNNPRAYPVQSLITREELQRLRQQTLDRYPERNTSGGDSGNAPDDRVPGDDEAPAQAPAGDGPRPPDGEPRPAPGGPSAEKRARIWNEQPMDLGAAAFVWAPAVLLADRPAKIAAEGEPASTRSTPPGTALDVLGAPGSRDDGSGRAVPAAPPPAAGDTVVDGLLHLLGQARQDLLVISPYFVPGDDMKRAFSEARARGVRIRVLTNSLASNDAPIAHVGYARHREELLAMGLELYELRSEQAGVKSAFGDSGANATGKSRAMLHSKVLVLDGRLIVVGSMNLDMRSQLQNTEIALLIQSRGLSRMASAQIETALREDAWHVERLPDGSLVWRAPQGSGLPDATHEPDASLGLRMLLRLLGPLAPDHLL; this comes from the coding sequence ATGCCCGACGGCTCCGCCGCCCTTTTTCCGCGCGCCCGCGCTGCCTTCGGGCGCTGGGGTGCCATCCTGGCCCTCGCCCTGGCCACTGCCGCCTGCAGCGGCCTGCCACAGAACGTGGAGCGTCCGGAATCCAGTGCCCTGCCCGCCACGGCCGCGGCGGACACCCCGCTCGCGCGCATCGTGGACGAGCGCAGGCAGGCGGCCGGCGGCCGCCATGCCTCGGGCTTCCTGCTGCTGAGCGGGCCGCAGGATGCCTACGGCAGCCGCCTGGCGCTGGTGGAGGCGGCCCGCAAGACACTGGACCTGCAGTACTACGCCATCCACGCGGACGCCAGCAGCGAGCGGCTGCTGCGCGGCGTCGTCGCGGCGGCGCGGCGGGGAGTGCGCGTGCGGGTGCTGCTCGACGACTTCCACAGCACCGGGCGCAATGCGCTCGTGATGGGCCTGGCGTTCCAGCCGAACATCGAGATGCGCATGTTCAACCCCGTCGCCGGCCCGCGCGGCTCCATGGTGGGCCGGCTGTGGGGGTCGCTCACCGACTTCTCGCGCGTGCAGCAGCGCATGCACAACAAGCTCTTCATCGCCGACAACACCATGGGGGTGACCGGCGGGCGCAACCTGGGCGACGCCTACTTCGGGCAGGCCGACTCCGGCAACTTCGTCGATCTGGACGTGCTCGCCGCCGGCCCCATCGTCACGGAGATGTCGCGCAGTTTCGACGCCTACTGGAACAACCCGCGCGCCTACCCGGTGCAGTCGCTCATCACGCGCGAGGAACTGCAGCGCCTGCGGCAGCAGACGCTCGACCGCTATCCGGAGCGCAACACCTCCGGGGGCGACTCCGGCAACGCTCCCGACGACCGGGTGCCCGGCGACGACGAAGCCCCTGCCCAAGCTCCGGCCGGCGACGGCCCGCGGCCACCCGACGGGGAACCGCGTCCCGCACCCGGCGGCCCCTCCGCCGAAAAGCGCGCGCGCATCTGGAACGAGCAGCCTATGGACCTGGGCGCAGCCGCCTTCGTCTGGGCGCCGGCGGTCCTCCTCGCGGACCGCCCGGCCAAGATCGCCGCCGAGGGGGAACCTGCCAGCACCCGGAGCACCCCGCCCGGCACCGCACTGGACGTGCTCGGCGCACCGGGGTCCCGGGACGATGGCTCCGGCCGTGCCGTGCCCGCCGCGCCCCCGCCGGCCGCGGGCGACACCGTCGTGGACGGCCTGCTCCACCTGCTCGGCCAGGCGCGCCAGGACCTGCTGGTCATCTCGCCCTACTTCGTGCCCGGCGACGACATGAAGCGCGCGTTCTCGGAAGCCCGTGCCCGGGGCGTGCGCATCCGCGTGCTCACCAACTCGCTGGCCTCCAACGATGCACCGATCGCCCACGTGGGCTACGCGCGGCACCGCGAGGAACTGCTGGCGATGGGCCTGGAGCTCTACGAACTGCGCAGCGAGCAGGCCGGCGTGAAATCCGCGTTCGGCGACTCCGGCGCCAACGCCACCGGCAAATCCCGCGCGATGCTCCATTCCAAGGTGCTGGTGCTGGACGGGCGGCTGATCGTCGTGGGCTCCATGAACCTGGACATGCGCTCGCAGCTGCAGAACACCGAGATCGCCCTGCTGATCCAGAGCCGCGGCCTGTCGCGCATGGCTTCGGCGCAGATCGAGACCGCCCTGCGGGAGGATGCCTGGCACGTCGAGCGCCTGCCGGACGGCAGCCTCGTCTGGCGGGCCCCGCAGGGCAGCGGACTGCCGGACGCCACGCACGAACCCGACGCCAGCCTGGGCCTGAGGATGCTGCTGCGGCTGCTGGGGCCGCTGGCGCCGGACCACCTGCTGTAG
- the secG gene encoding preprotein translocase subunit SecG: MNVLVNVILAVQMLAALAMIGLVLIQHGKGADMGAAFGSGSSGSLFGASGSANFLSRSTAVLAGVFFAATLALAYFGNVRPAGVGSVLETPAAAPAAVQPVSPSSTPAAPASAVPPAAPASGAAQIPTK, encoded by the coding sequence ATGAATGTGCTCGTGAATGTGATCCTGGCCGTGCAGATGCTGGCCGCGCTGGCAATGATCGGCCTCGTGCTCATCCAGCACGGCAAGGGTGCCGACATGGGGGCCGCGTTCGGCAGCGGCAGCTCGGGCAGCCTGTTCGGCGCCAGCGGCAGCGCGAACTTCCTGTCGCGTTCGACGGCGGTGCTGGCCGGCGTGTTCTTCGCGGCCACGCTCGCGCTGGCCTATTTCGGCAACGTCCGCCCGGCCGGCGTCGGCAGCGTGCTGGAGACCCCGGCGGCCGCACCTGCCGCCGTGCAGCCCGTGTCGCCTTCGTCCACGCCGGCCGCTCCGGCGTCCGCCGTGCCGCCCGCGGCACCGGCTTCTGGCGCAGCGCAGATCCCGACAAAATAA
- the tpiA gene encoding triose-phosphate isomerase, producing MTKKKLIAGNWKMNGSLGANAALLQALRGGLEAGAHQNVDVAVAVPAAYLAQVQGLAEGSAIALAAQDVSRHEAGAYTGEVSAAMLQEFGVRYVLVGHSERRQYHGETDEQVAEKAQRALAAGITPVVCVGETLAERDAGQTEAVVKRQLAAVIHLNGHCISETVVAYEPVWAIGTGRTATPEQAQQVHAVLRAQLAAASGHADRIRLLYGGSMNAANAAALLAQPDIDGGLVGGASLKAQDFLQIIAAAA from the coding sequence ATGACAAAGAAGAAACTCATCGCGGGCAACTGGAAGATGAATGGCTCCCTGGGAGCCAATGCCGCGCTGCTGCAGGCGCTGCGCGGCGGCCTTGAGGCTGGCGCGCACCAGAACGTGGATGTGGCCGTGGCGGTGCCGGCGGCCTACCTCGCGCAGGTGCAGGGCCTGGCCGAAGGTTCGGCCATCGCGCTGGCGGCGCAGGATGTGTCGCGGCACGAGGCGGGTGCCTACACGGGCGAGGTCTCCGCGGCGATGCTGCAGGAATTCGGCGTGCGCTACGTGCTGGTCGGGCATTCCGAGCGCCGCCAGTACCACGGCGAGACCGACGAGCAGGTGGCCGAGAAGGCGCAGCGCGCGCTGGCCGCCGGCATCACGCCGGTGGTGTGCGTGGGCGAGACGCTGGCCGAGCGCGATGCCGGGCAGACCGAAGCCGTGGTCAAGCGCCAGCTGGCCGCGGTCATCCACCTGAACGGCCATTGCATCAGCGAGACCGTGGTGGCCTATGAACCCGTCTGGGCCATCGGCACCGGCCGCACCGCCACGCCCGAGCAGGCGCAGCAGGTGCATGCCGTGCTGCGCGCGCAGCTGGCCGCGGCCAGCGGGCATGCGGACCGCATCCGCCTGCTCTACGGCGGCAGCATGAACGCCGCGAACGCGGCCGCATTGCTGGCCCAGCCCGACATCGACGGCGGCCTCGTGGGCGGCGCATCGCTCAAGGCCCAGGACTTTTTGCAGATCATCGCAGCGGCCGCCTGA
- the pnp gene encoding polyribonucleotide nucleotidyltransferase → MSIFNKVTKSFQWGDKTVVMETGEIARQANGAVLVEIDGTVILATVAASKSAKPGQDFFPLTVDYIEKTYAAGKIPGSFFKREAKPSEHETLTSRLIDRPIRPLFPEGFLNEVHVVVHTVSLNPEVDADIAAMIGVSAALAISGIPFSGPIGAARVGYINGEYVLNPGQTARKNSQMDLVVAGTEAAVLMVESEAQQLSEEVMLGGVVFGHEQANIAINAIHDLVREAGKPVWDWQAPAEDEAFVAKVKGLAEEKLRAAYQIRSKQARTQALREANASVMEALKAGGEPFDAGKVGDLLFSIESKIVRSQILAGEPRIDGRDTRTVRPIEIRSSVLPRTHGSALFTRGETQALVVSTLGTERDAQRIDALAGEFEDRFMFHYNMPPFATGEVGRMGSTKRREIGHGRLAKRALVAVLPTKEEFPYTIRVVSEITESNGSSSMASVCGGCLSMMDAGVPMKAHVAGIAMGLIKEDNRFAVLTDILGDEDHLGDMDFKVAGTTAGITALQMDIKIQGITKEIMQVALAQAKEARLHILGKMQEAMGEAKTEVSSFAPKLYTMKINPEKIRDVIGKGGAVIRALTEETGTQINIDEDGTITIASTDSAKADEAKRRIEQITAEVEIGKIYEGPVVKILDFGALINLLPGKDGLLHISQIAHERVEKVTDYLTEGQVVKVKVLETDEKGRVKLSMRALLDRPMGDSGRPAPAERGDRGDRGDRGDRPERGERRERREPAGADQQQQQQQSTGTGEHSGQMDA, encoded by the coding sequence ATGTCCATCTTCAACAAAGTCACCAAGTCCTTCCAGTGGGGCGACAAGACCGTCGTCATGGAAACGGGCGAGATCGCCCGCCAGGCCAACGGCGCCGTGCTGGTCGAGATCGACGGCACCGTCATCCTCGCCACCGTGGCGGCCTCCAAGTCGGCCAAGCCCGGCCAGGACTTCTTCCCCCTGACGGTGGACTACATCGAGAAGACGTACGCCGCCGGCAAGATCCCCGGCAGCTTCTTCAAGCGCGAAGCCAAGCCCAGCGAACATGAAACGCTGACCAGCCGCCTGATCGACCGCCCGATCCGCCCGCTGTTCCCCGAAGGCTTCCTGAACGAAGTGCACGTGGTCGTCCACACCGTGTCGCTCAACCCCGAGGTCGATGCCGACATCGCCGCCATGATCGGCGTGAGCGCTGCGCTGGCCATCTCCGGCATCCCGTTCAGCGGCCCCATCGGCGCCGCCCGCGTGGGATACATCAACGGCGAATACGTGCTGAACCCGGGCCAGACCGCCCGCAAGAATTCGCAGATGGACCTCGTCGTCGCAGGCACCGAAGCCGCCGTGCTGATGGTCGAATCCGAAGCCCAGCAGCTCAGCGAGGAAGTCATGCTGGGTGGCGTGGTGTTCGGCCACGAGCAGGCCAACATCGCCATCAACGCCATCCATGACCTGGTGCGCGAAGCCGGCAAGCCCGTGTGGGACTGGCAGGCGCCCGCCGAAGACGAAGCCTTCGTCGCCAAGGTCAAGGGCCTGGCCGAAGAGAAGCTGCGCGCCGCCTACCAGATCCGCAGCAAGCAGGCTCGCACGCAGGCCCTGCGCGAAGCCAACGCCAGCGTGATGGAAGCCCTCAAGGCCGGCGGCGAGCCCTTCGACGCCGGCAAGGTCGGCGACCTGCTGTTCTCCATCGAATCGAAGATCGTGCGCAGCCAGATCCTGGCCGGCGAGCCCCGCATCGACGGCCGCGACACGCGCACCGTGCGTCCCATCGAGATCCGCAGCTCCGTGCTGCCCCGCACGCACGGCTCCGCGCTGTTCACGCGCGGCGAGACGCAGGCGCTGGTAGTCTCCACGCTGGGCACCGAGCGCGACGCGCAGCGCATCGACGCGCTGGCCGGCGAGTTCGAGGACCGCTTCATGTTCCACTACAACATGCCTCCCTTCGCCACCGGCGAAGTGGGCCGCATGGGCTCCACGAAGCGCCGCGAGATCGGCCACGGCCGCCTGGCCAAGCGCGCGCTCGTCGCCGTGCTGCCGACCAAGGAAGAGTTCCCCTACACGATCCGCGTGGTGTCCGAGATCACCGAGTCCAACGGCTCGTCCTCGATGGCTTCCGTCTGCGGCGGCTGCCTGTCGATGATGGACGCCGGCGTGCCGATGAAGGCCCACGTGGCCGGCATCGCCATGGGCCTGATCAAGGAAGACAACCGCTTCGCGGTGCTGACCGACATCCTGGGCGATGAAGATCACCTGGGCGACATGGACTTCAAGGTGGCCGGCACCACGGCCGGCATCACCGCCCTGCAGATGGACATCAAGATCCAGGGCATCACCAAGGAAATCATGCAGGTCGCCCTGGCCCAGGCCAAGGAAGCCCGCCTGCACATCCTCGGCAAGATGCAGGAAGCGATGGGCGAGGCCAAGACCGAGGTCTCCAGCTTCGCGCCCAAGCTCTACACGATGAAGATCAACCCCGAGAAGATCCGCGACGTGATCGGCAAGGGCGGCGCGGTGATCCGCGCGCTGACGGAAGAGACCGGCACGCAGATCAACATCGACGAAGACGGCACGATCACCATCGCCTCCACCGACAGCGCCAAGGCCGACGAGGCCAAGCGCCGCATCGAGCAGATCACGGCCGAGGTCGAGATCGGCAAGATCTACGAAGGCCCCGTGGTCAAGATCCTGGACTTCGGCGCACTGATCAACCTGCTGCCCGGCAAGGATGGCCTGCTGCACATCAGCCAGATCGCCCACGAGCGCGTGGAAAAGGTGACCGACTACCTGACCGAAGGCCAGGTCGTGAAGGTCAAGGTGCTCGAGACCGACGAGAAGGGCCGCGTGAAGCTGTCCATGCGTGCGCTGCTGGACCGCCCGATGGGCGACAGCGGCCGTCCGGCGCCCGCCGAGCGCGGCGACCGGGGTGATCGCGGCGACCGTGGCGACCGCCCGGAACGCGGCGAGCGCCGCGAGCGCCGCGAACCTGCCGGCGCCGACCAGCAGCAGCAACAGCAGCAATCCACCGGCACGGGCGAGCACTCCGGCCAGATGGATGCCTGA
- a CDS encoding pyridoxal phosphate-dependent aminotransferase — MRHTLAHLEESKIREVANAGMGRPDVLAFWFGESDEATPDVVNEAAIASLRAGETFYSHNLGLPALREAIAAYMARLHGPAIDAGRIAVTSGGVSGLMLAVQALVDPGDEVVAVTPVWPNLVAQPRILGARLQCLPLRPREDGAWALDMDALKRAVTPATRLLVVNAPNNPTGWTLSAAEQREILEHCRATGTWILADEVYERLYYEPTPTGCAPSFLDLAAPQDRLVVVHSFSKSFLMTGWRLGWLVLPPALAAHMGKLIEFNTSCVSVFTQRGGIAALQHEAEIVPRVTAHMRLCRDTLLPLLQAVPGVHAHAASGGMYAFFRMDGHGDATATAKRLVAEAGLGLAPGSAFGPEGEGWLRWCFASRDPARLVEGVARLRKWLEKAGAV; from the coding sequence ATGCGCCATACCCTCGCCCACCTCGAAGAATCCAAGATCCGTGAAGTCGCCAATGCCGGGATGGGGCGGCCCGATGTACTCGCATTCTGGTTCGGCGAAAGCGACGAGGCCACCCCGGACGTGGTGAACGAGGCCGCGATCGCCTCGCTGCGTGCCGGCGAAACCTTCTATTCCCACAACCTCGGCCTGCCCGCGCTGCGCGAGGCGATCGCCGCCTACATGGCACGCCTGCACGGCCCGGCCATCGACGCCGGGCGCATCGCCGTCACGTCCGGCGGCGTCAGCGGCCTCATGCTGGCGGTGCAGGCCCTGGTGGACCCGGGCGACGAGGTGGTCGCCGTCACGCCCGTCTGGCCCAACCTCGTGGCGCAGCCGCGCATCCTGGGGGCGCGCCTGCAGTGCCTGCCGCTGCGCCCGCGCGAGGACGGCGCCTGGGCGCTGGACATGGACGCCCTGAAGCGCGCCGTGACGCCGGCCACGCGGCTGCTGGTGGTGAACGCCCCGAACAATCCGACGGGCTGGACGCTGTCGGCGGCCGAGCAGCGCGAGATCCTGGAGCACTGCCGCGCCACGGGCACCTGGATCCTGGCCGACGAGGTCTATGAGCGCCTGTATTACGAACCGACGCCCACCGGCTGCGCGCCGAGCTTCCTCGACCTCGCCGCGCCGCAGGACCGCCTGGTGGTGGTGCACAGCTTCTCCAAGAGCTTCCTGATGACGGGCTGGCGGCTGGGCTGGCTCGTCCTGCCGCCGGCGCTGGCGGCCCACATGGGCAAGCTGATCGAGTTCAACACCTCGTGCGTGAGCGTCTTCACGCAGCGCGGCGGCATCGCGGCGCTGCAGCACGAGGCGGAGATCGTACCGCGCGTCACCGCCCACATGCGCCTGTGCCGCGACACCCTGCTGCCGCTGCTGCAGGCGGTGCCCGGCGTGCATGCCCATGCGGCCAGCGGTGGCATGTACGCCTTCTTCCGCATGGATGGCCACGGCGACGCGACGGCCACCGCCAAGCGCCTCGTGGCGGAGGCAGGCCTGGGCCTGGCGCCCGGCAGTGCCTTCGGCCCGGAAGGGGAGGGCTGGCTGCGCTGGTGCTTCGCCTCGCGCGACCCCGCGCGGCTGGTGGAAGGGGTGGCGCGCCTGCGGAAATGGCTCGAAAAGGCCGGCGCGGTATAA
- the rpsO gene encoding 30S ribosomal protein S15 — protein sequence MIASSVKAEVIKDNARAANDTGSPEVQVALLTARINELTPHFKQHAKDHHGRRGLLRMVSRRRKLLDYLKAKDADRYTALIAKLGLRK from the coding sequence ATGATCGCATCCTCCGTCAAGGCCGAAGTCATCAAGGACAACGCCCGCGCCGCCAACGATACCGGCAGCCCCGAAGTGCAGGTGGCCCTGCTCACGGCCCGCATCAACGAGCTGACCCCCCACTTCAAGCAGCACGCCAAGGACCACCACGGCCGCCGCGGCCTGCTGCGCATGGTGAGCCGCCGCCGCAAGCTGCTGGACTACCTCAAGGCCAAGGACGCCGACCGCTACACGGCCCTGATCGCCAAGCTCGGCCTGCGCAAGTAA
- a CDS encoding NAD(P)H-quinone oxidoreductase yields MATTMRAVEIAGSGGPEVLRLAERPAPRPGAGELLIRVAASGINRPDVLQRKGHYAPPPGASDLPGLEVAGTIAEGDESAMAAAGLKVGDRVCALVAGGGYAEWCVAPVAQCLPVPEGWSDVEAASLPETFFTVWSNVFDRGRLAAGETLLVQGGSSGIGVTAIQLGRAFGATVIVTAGSDEKCRTCLELGAHHAINYKTQDFVAEARRITDGRGVDVVLDMVAGDYVAREVECLAEDGRLVIIAVQGGVQSSFDAGLVLRRRLTVTGSTLRPRSVAFKGAIAAALRERVWPLLAARTVRPVVHSTFPAAEASRAHALMESSQHAGKIVLTWTA; encoded by the coding sequence ATGGCGACCACCATGCGCGCCGTGGAAATCGCGGGCTCCGGCGGCCCGGAAGTACTGCGCCTCGCCGAGCGGCCCGCGCCGCGGCCGGGTGCCGGCGAGCTGCTGATCCGCGTCGCGGCCAGCGGCATCAACCGGCCCGACGTGCTGCAGCGCAAGGGGCACTATGCGCCCCCGCCGGGCGCCTCCGACCTGCCCGGGCTCGAAGTGGCGGGCACCATCGCGGAAGGCGACGAGTCGGCGATGGCCGCGGCCGGCCTGAAGGTGGGCGACCGCGTGTGCGCGCTGGTCGCGGGCGGCGGCTATGCCGAATGGTGCGTGGCACCCGTCGCGCAGTGCCTGCCCGTGCCGGAGGGCTGGAGCGACGTCGAGGCCGCCTCGCTGCCCGAGACCTTCTTCACGGTGTGGAGCAACGTGTTCGACCGCGGCCGCCTCGCGGCCGGCGAAACCCTGCTGGTGCAGGGCGGCAGCAGCGGCATCGGCGTCACGGCCATCCAGCTCGGCCGCGCTTTCGGCGCCACCGTGATCGTGACGGCGGGCTCGGACGAGAAGTGCCGTACCTGCCTGGAGCTCGGCGCGCACCATGCCATCAACTACAAGACTCAGGACTTCGTGGCCGAGGCCCGGCGCATCACCGATGGCCGTGGCGTGGACGTGGTCCTCGACATGGTAGCGGGTGACTATGTGGCGCGCGAGGTCGAGTGCCTGGCCGAGGATGGCCGCCTGGTCATCATCGCCGTGCAGGGCGGGGTGCAGTCCTCCTTCGATGCAGGGCTCGTGCTGCGCCGCCGCCTCACGGTGACGGGCTCGACGCTGCGCCCCCGCTCGGTCGCTTTCAAGGGCGCCATCGCGGCCGCCCTGCGCGAGCGGGTGTGGCCGCTGCTGGCGGCGCGCACCGTGCGGCCGGTGGTGCACAGCACCTTCCCGGCGGCCGAGGCGTCCCGGGCCCATGCGCTCATGGAATCGAGCCAGCATGCCGGCAAGATCGTTTTGACGTGGACAGCATGA
- a CDS encoding NADH-quinone oxidoreductase subunit D, whose amino-acid sequence MAEIKNYSLNFGPQHPAAHGVLRLVLELDGEVVQRADPHIGLLHRATEKLAEHKTFIQSLPYMDRLDYVSMMCNEHAYCLAIEKLLGIDVPLRAQYIRVMFSEITRLLNHLMWLGSHGNDCGSSTILIYTFREREDLFDMYEAVSGARMHAAYFRPGGVYRDLPDTMPQYTANKVRNAKAIEVLNQNRRGSLLDFIDDFTQRFPKCVDEYETLLTDNRIWKQRTVDIGIVTQERALNLGMTGPMLRGSGIAWDLRKKQPYDAYDRVEFDIPVGKTGDCYDRYLVRVQEMRQSNRIIKQCVDWLRANPGPVITDNHKVAPPSRESMKSNMEELIHHFKLFTEGFRVPEGEAYAAVEHPKGEFGIYLVSDGANKPYRLKIRAPGFAHLATLDEMARGHMIADAVAIIGTMDIVFGEIDR is encoded by the coding sequence ATGGCTGAAATCAAGAACTACTCCCTGAACTTTGGTCCGCAGCACCCGGCCGCGCACGGCGTGCTGCGCCTGGTGCTCGAGCTCGACGGCGAAGTCGTGCAGCGCGCCGACCCCCACATCGGCCTGCTGCACCGCGCCACCGAGAAGCTGGCCGAGCACAAGACCTTCATCCAGTCGCTGCCCTACATGGACCGGCTGGACTATGTCTCGATGATGTGCAACGAGCACGCCTACTGCCTGGCCATCGAGAAGCTGCTGGGCATCGACGTGCCGCTGCGCGCGCAGTACATCCGCGTGATGTTCTCCGAGATCACGCGCCTGCTGAACCACCTGATGTGGCTGGGCTCGCACGGAAACGATTGCGGCAGCTCCACGATCCTGATCTACACGTTCCGCGAGCGTGAAGACCTGTTCGACATGTACGAGGCGGTGTCGGGCGCGCGCATGCACGCGGCCTACTTCCGTCCGGGCGGCGTCTATCGCGACCTGCCGGACACGATGCCGCAGTACACGGCGAACAAGGTCCGCAACGCCAAGGCGATCGAGGTGCTGAACCAGAACCGCCGCGGCTCGCTGCTGGACTTCATCGACGACTTCACGCAGCGCTTCCCCAAGTGCGTGGACGAATACGAAACGCTGCTGACGGACAACCGCATCTGGAAGCAGCGCACCGTGGACATCGGCATCGTGACGCAGGAGCGCGCGCTGAACCTCGGCATGACCGGCCCCATGCTGCGCGGCTCGGGCATCGCCTGGGACCTGCGCAAGAAGCAGCCCTACGACGCCTACGACCGCGTGGAGTTCGACATCCCCGTGGGCAAGACGGGCGACTGCTACGACCGCTACCTCGTGCGCGTGCAGGAGATGCGCCAGTCCAACCGCATCATCAAGCAGTGCGTGGACTGGCTCCGTGCCAACCCGGGCCCCGTCATCACCGACAACCACAAGGTGGCGCCGCCGTCGCGCGAGTCGATGAAGTCGAACATGGAAGAGCTGATCCACCATTTCAAGCTCTTCACCGAAGGCTTCCGCGTGCCCGAGGGCGAGGCCTATGCCGCCGTCGAGCACCCGAAGGGCGAGTTCGGCATCTACCTCGTGAGCGACGGTGCCAACAAGCCGTACCGGCTCAAGATCCGCGCACCGGGCTTCGCCCACCTCGCGACCCTCGACGAGATGGCGCGCGGGCACATGATCGCCGATGCCGTGGCCATCATTGGCACGATGGATATCGTGTTCGGAGAGATTGACCGATGA
- a CDS encoding NADH-quinone oxidoreductase subunit C: protein MTAIAIRPEALRDAVTAALGDKARDIVLALDELTVTVSAADYLAAMQLLRDAPGCRFEQLVDLCGIDYSTYGDVGTEGPRYAVVSHLLSVSLNQRVRVKVFCPDDDFPVVASVSGIWNSANWYEREAFDLYGIVFDGHDDLRRILTDYGFIGHPFRKDFPLSGHVEMRYDTEARRVVYEPVTIEPREITPRIIREEKYGGLH from the coding sequence ATGACAGCCATTGCCATCCGACCCGAGGCTCTGCGGGACGCGGTCACCGCTGCGCTCGGCGACAAGGCGCGCGACATCGTGCTCGCGCTCGACGAACTCACGGTGACCGTCTCGGCCGCCGACTACCTGGCCGCGATGCAGCTGCTGCGCGATGCGCCCGGCTGTCGGTTCGAGCAGCTCGTGGACCTCTGCGGCATCGACTACTCCACCTATGGCGACGTGGGCACGGAAGGCCCGCGCTATGCCGTGGTGTCGCACCTGCTGTCCGTGAGCCTCAACCAGCGCGTGCGCGTGAAGGTGTTCTGCCCGGACGACGACTTCCCCGTGGTGGCGTCGGTGTCCGGCATCTGGAACTCCGCCAACTGGTACGAGCGCGAGGCCTTCGACCTCTACGGCATCGTGTTCGACGGCCATGACGACCTGCGCCGCATCCTGACCGACTACGGCTTCATCGGCCATCCCTTCCGCAAGGATTTCCCGCTGTCGGGCCACGTCGAGATGCGTTACGACACCGAGGCGCGCCGCGTGGTGTACGAGCCGGTGACGATCGAGCCGCGCGAGATCACGCCCCGCATCATCCGCGAAGAAAAGTATGGAGGCCTGCACTGA
- a CDS encoding NADH-quinone oxidoreductase subunit A, translating into MNLDQYLPVLLFILVGIGVGVVPLVLGYVLGPNRPDAAKNSPYECGFEAFEDARMKFDVRYYLVAILFILFDLEIAFLFPWAVTLHEVGVTGFVAVIVFLAILVVGFAYEWKKGALDWE; encoded by the coding sequence ATGAACCTCGATCAATACCTCCCCGTTCTTCTGTTCATCCTGGTCGGCATCGGAGTGGGGGTGGTGCCCCTGGTCCTGGGCTACGTGCTGGGTCCCAATCGGCCCGACGCGGCCAAGAATTCCCCCTACGAGTGTGGCTTCGAGGCCTTCGAAGATGCGCGCATGAAGTTCGACGTGCGCTACTACCTCGTCGCCATCCTCTTCATTCTTTTCGATCTGGAAATCGCATTCCTCTTCCCGTGGGCGGTCACGCTGCACGAGGTCGGGGTGACCGGTTTCGTCGCCGTCATCGTCTTCCTGGCCATCCTGGTCGTGGGCTTTGCCTACGAGTGGAAAAAGGGTGCCCTGGATTGGGAATGA